The following are from one region of the Amia ocellicauda isolate fAmiCal2 chromosome 1, fAmiCal2.hap1, whole genome shotgun sequence genome:
- the LOC136758777 gene encoding trace amine-associated receptor 13c-like, translating to MELSEEHEDQAVQYCFPSKNTSCPKQIQSPYVSVMLYVSLVCVAILTVCGNLVVIISISHFKQLHTPTNLFVLSLAVADLLVGVFVMPFDMVKLIESCWYFGDLFCSFRTKFSFMLTSVSISSLVFIAIDRYFAVFHPFLYSKKITLNSTLFSILLSWLSSLFYNLSLFYFSGNIDGEQVNACLGDCFVSINSTWGIIDMLATFILPCSVMIILYIRIFLLAKRHAQAISSIANQVTNADGIKNKTFKRSEKKAAKTLGIVVFVFLLCWIPYYMLIVIDAYTIFSAPLFILNALIWLVYCNSCINPIIYALFYPWFQKSVKLILTFRICNPASSLNNLFPEKP from the coding sequence ATGGAACTATCTGAGGAACACGAAGATCAAGCAGTGCAGTATTGTTTCCCATCCAAAAATACCTCTTGTCCCAAACAAATTCAATCTCCATACGTCTCTGTAATGCTTTATGTTTCTCTTGTTTGTGTAGCAATACTAACTGTGTGTGGAAACCTGGTGGTGATAATTTCTATCTCTCACTTCAAGCAGCTCCACACACCAACCAACCTGTTTGTGCTTTCCCTGGCTGTGGCAGACCTTCTAGTAGGGGTTTTTGTTATGCCTTTTGACATGGTTAAATTAATAGAATCATGTTGGTATTTTGGAGATTTATTTTGCTCTTTTCGTACCAAATTTAGTTTTATGCTTACATCAGTTTCCATTAGCAGCTTGGTATTCATAGCTATTGATCGCTATTTTGCTGTCTTTCACCCGTTTCTTTATTCcaaaaaaataacacttaacTCCACATTGTTCAGCATATTACTCAGCTGGCTTTCATCACTGTTTTACAACCTGTCACTTTTTTACTTCAGTGGAAATATTGATGGGGAACAAGTGAATGCCTGCCTTGGAGACTGTTTTGTTTCAATTAATTCAACCTGGGGAATAATAGACATGCTAGCTACATTTATCTTGCCCTGTTCTGTTATGATAATACTGTATATAAGGATTTTTCTACTTGCAAAAAGGCATGCTCAAGCAATAAGCTCTATAGCAAATCAAGTCACTAATGCAGATGGAATCAAGAACAAGACTTTTAAAAGATCTGAGAAAAAAGCTGCAAAAACTTTAGGTATTGTAGTGTTTGTATTCCTTCTTTGTTGGATACCTTACTACATGTTAATTGTTATTGATGCTTACACAATTTTTTCTGCTCCTCTTTTTATACTCAATGCTCtgatatggcttgtgtattgcAACTCTTGCATAAATCCCATcatttatgctttgttttatccCTGGTTTCAGAAGTCAGTGAAACTAATATTAACATTCAGAATATGTAACCCTGCTTCTTCTTTGAATAATCTGTTTCCAGAAAAACCCTGA